The following are encoded together in the Lactuca sativa cultivar Salinas chromosome 1, Lsat_Salinas_v11, whole genome shotgun sequence genome:
- the LOC111898174 gene encoding uncharacterized protein LOC111898174, which yields MAVMMAKLDSLDRWMTKMDQTIHAIGVGCENCRGPHLTKDCDLDENGNKKAQVFYLSGDRYDEKWRKPKKEWLPFIAASEKRHNDHDAAIQETRDMLRTQQASILNIEKQLGQLEHQVNERRPGQLPSKPENNPRMENVNAVTSSYGEIFTHAQKISKPYNPPLPFPIRVIPAEKIKAYRAFMEHVRALQVNIPFVETMLQTPKYFNLIKGFFAARKDLAKVAEIVMSELPEKKGDPGSIIIPCQFVNVLATQALTDLGASINLMPFSFFKKLNLPEPRPVNMKIHLADKTIISPRGVCEDLLIKVDKFIFPVDFVVLDMEEDPEIPINLGRSFLNTACALIDVCESTLTLRVGDESAVFKALPEIKQEEGGKEEVSFINLDD from the exons ATGGCGGTGATGATGGCTAAGCTCGATAGTTTAGATAGAtggatgacaaaaatggatcaaacaatccatgctattggAGTTGGATGTGAGAACTGTAGAGGGCCTCATCTCACAAAGGATTGTgacttggatgaaaatggaaacaAGAAAGCTCAAGTGTTCTACTTAAGCGGCGATCGATACGACGAGAAATGGCGGAAACCAAAGAAAGAATGGCTCCC ATTTATAGCCGCGTCCGAAAAAAGACACAATGATCATGATGCTGCAATACAAGAGACCAGAGATATGCTTAGGACTCAGCAAGCAtctattctcaacattgagaaacagctaggACAACTTGAACATCAAGTGAACgagagaagaccgggtcaacttccaagtaaACCCGAGAATAATccgagaatggagaatgtgaATGCTGTGACCTCCAGCTATGGAGAAATTTTCACCCATGCACAGAAGATCTCCAAG CCTTACAACCCTCCTCTTCCATTCCCAATCAGGGTCATACCTGCTGAAAAGATTAAAGCATACAGAGCTTTCATGGAGCATGTTAGAGCCCTTCAAGTCAACAttccatttgtggaaacaatgcttCAAACACCCAAGTATTTTAACTTGATAAAGGGCTTCTTTGCTGCTAGAAAAGATTTAGCTAAAGTCGCGGAGATAGTAATGAGTGAGCTACCAGAAAAGAAGGGCGATCCGGGAAGCATCATAATTCCTTGTCAATTTGTAAATGTACTTGCTACTCAAGCGTTGACCGATTTGGGTGCAAGTATTAACTTAATGCCCTTTTCTTTCTTCAAGAAGCTAAATTTACCGGAGCCAAGGCCTgtgaatatgaagatccatttagCGGATAAGACAATTATTAGTCCAAGAGGTGTTTGTGAAGACCTCCTCATTAAGGTTGATAAATTTATATTCCCCGTGGACTTTGTGGTacttgatatggaagaagaccccgaaattccaattaATTTGGGGAGATCATTTTTGAATACCGCATGTGCGCTGATAGATGTATGCGAGTCCACACTAACATTGAGGGTAGGAGATGAGTCAGCAGTGTTTAAAGCTTTACCAGAGATCAAGCAAGAAGAAGGAGGAAAAGAAGAAGTCTCATTCATTAATTTGGATGATTAA